One segment of Streptomyces sp. NBC_01463 DNA contains the following:
- a CDS encoding S1 family peptidase, which yields MKHRRMSRKRAVLAGSAVVALVAAGVTFQSANASDDIPQFTARTLNAAAAGKLATGLGKDLGTDAAGAYYDASSKNLVMNVVDEAAAEQVRQAGGRARVVQNSLAELKSARQTLTGKATIPGTSWAVDPVSNKVVVTADRTVRGDAWQKLSSVVEGLGGKAELKRSAGEFKPFIAGGDAIWGNGGRCSLGFNVVKDGEPYFLTAGHCTEAISSWSDSQGGAEIGTNAGSSFPDNDYGLVKYTSDTAHPSEVDLYDGSTQPITKAGEATVGMTVSRSGSTTQVHDGEVTGLDATVNYGNGDIVNGLIQTTVCAEPGDSGGSLFAGDTAIGLTSGGSGDCSSGGETFFQPVPEALSAFGAEIG from the coding sequence TTGAAGCATCGACGCATGTCCAGGAAGCGCGCAGTGCTGGCCGGCTCGGCAGTGGTCGCCCTGGTCGCCGCAGGAGTGACGTTCCAGAGTGCGAACGCGAGTGACGACATACCGCAGTTCACCGCCCGGACGCTGAACGCGGCGGCGGCCGGAAAGCTCGCCACCGGTCTCGGCAAGGACCTGGGCACCGACGCGGCGGGCGCGTACTACGACGCCTCGTCGAAGAACCTCGTGATGAACGTGGTCGACGAGGCCGCCGCGGAGCAGGTGCGGCAGGCGGGCGGCAGGGCGAGAGTCGTGCAGAACTCGCTGGCCGAGCTGAAGTCGGCCCGGCAGACCCTGACCGGCAAGGCCACGATCCCCGGAACCTCGTGGGCCGTCGACCCGGTCAGCAACAAGGTGGTCGTCACGGCGGACCGCACGGTCAGGGGCGACGCCTGGCAGAAGCTCAGCTCGGTGGTCGAGGGGCTGGGCGGCAAGGCCGAGCTCAAGCGGTCCGCCGGGGAGTTCAAGCCGTTCATCGCGGGCGGCGACGCGATCTGGGGCAACGGCGGGCGCTGCTCGCTCGGCTTCAACGTGGTCAAGGACGGCGAACCGTACTTCCTGACCGCCGGTCACTGCACCGAGGCGATCTCCAGCTGGTCGGACTCCCAGGGCGGCGCGGAGATCGGTACGAACGCCGGTTCGTCGTTCCCGGACAACGACTACGGCCTGGTGAAGTACACCTCGGACACGGCGCACCCCAGCGAGGTCGACCTCTACGACGGCTCCACCCAGCCGATCACCAAGGCGGGCGAGGCGACCGTGGGGATGACGGTGTCGCGCAGCGGCTCCACCACCCAGGTGCACGACGGCGAGGTGACGGGCCTGGACGCCACGGTCAACTACGGCAACGGCGACATCGTCAACGGGCTGATCCAGACGACGGTCTGCGCCGAGCCCGGAGACAGCGGCGGTTCGCTCTTCGCCGGTGACACGGCGATCGGTCTGACCTCGGGCGGCAGCGGCGACTGCTCCTCGGGCGGCGAGACCTTCTTCCAGCCGGTGCCGGAGGCGCTGTCCGCCTTCGGGGCCGAGATCGGCTGA
- a CDS encoding phospholipase produces the protein MRRHVAALLGTVALSLPLALLPAASASAAPADKPQVLSSWTQTSAASYNTWNAARNNQGAWAAYGFDWSTDYCSTSPDNPFGFPFQTACARHDFGYRNYKAAGTFSANKARLDSALYADLKRVCSAYSGATLTSCNATAWTYYHAVDIFGVAPAKTDSGRPARAA, from the coding sequence ATGCGTCGCCATGTCGCCGCGTTACTCGGCACCGTAGCCCTGTCGCTGCCGCTCGCCCTGCTGCCCGCCGCATCCGCCTCGGCCGCCCCCGCGGACAAGCCCCAGGTGCTCAGCTCCTGGACCCAGACGAGCGCCGCCAGCTACAACACCTGGAACGCCGCCCGCAACAACCAGGGCGCCTGGGCCGCCTACGGCTTCGACTGGTCGACGGACTACTGCAGCACCTCGCCCGACAACCCGTTCGGCTTCCCCTTCCAGACGGCCTGCGCCCGGCACGACTTCGGCTACCGGAACTACAAGGCCGCCGGCACGTTCTCCGCCAACAAGGCCCGCCTCGACTCCGCGCTCTACGCGGATCTCAAGCGGGTGTGCTCCGCCTACTCCGGCGCGACGCTGACCTCGTGCAACGCGACGGCCTGGACGTACTACCACGCGGTCGACATCTTCGGTGTCGCACCCGCGAAGACGGACTCCGGCAGACCGGCCCGGGCCGCCTGA
- a CDS encoding DUF3533 domain-containing protein: MTFVDEVKSAVTPRAALLVIGVLALQLLFIASYIGALHNPKPTDVPFGVVAPQQVSAQLVTELKNLPGGPLDPRTVTDAATARRQILDRDIDGALIVSPRGTTDTVLVASGGGTVLANSLTEIIKKVDLTQRRTVRSVDVAPASDQDFDGLSSFYLVVGWCVGGYLCASILAISAGSRPANRQRAVIRTGVMALYSIAGGIGGAVIIGPILGALPGSFWGLSGLGALTVFAVGMITLALQALTGIVGIGLAVLIVVIAGNPSAGGAFPLPMLPDFWRAIGPALPPGAGTWVARSIAYFKGNAVTGPLLVLSAWAVVGTVITLLMAMRRKPEPADAPLAGAAGGGSTAA; encoded by the coding sequence ATGACTTTCGTCGACGAGGTGAAGAGTGCCGTCACTCCGCGAGCCGCGCTGCTCGTCATCGGCGTACTGGCGCTGCAGCTGCTGTTCATCGCGTCCTACATCGGCGCGCTCCACAACCCGAAGCCGACCGACGTCCCCTTCGGTGTCGTCGCACCCCAGCAGGTGTCCGCCCAGCTGGTCACCGAACTGAAGAACCTCCCCGGCGGCCCCCTCGACCCCCGCACGGTCACCGACGCGGCCACCGCCCGCCGGCAGATCCTGGACCGGGACATCGACGGCGCCCTCATCGTCAGCCCCCGGGGCACCACCGACACCGTGCTGGTCGCCTCCGGCGGCGGCACCGTCCTGGCCAACTCGCTGACGGAGATCATCAAGAAGGTCGATCTCACCCAGCGCCGCACGGTGCGTTCCGTGGACGTGGCCCCGGCGTCGGACCAGGACTTCGACGGACTCTCGTCCTTCTACCTGGTCGTGGGCTGGTGCGTGGGCGGCTACCTCTGCGCCTCGATCCTGGCGATCAGCGCGGGCTCCCGCCCCGCCAACCGTCAGCGCGCGGTGATCCGGACCGGCGTCATGGCGCTGTACTCGATCGCGGGCGGGATCGGCGGCGCCGTCATCATCGGCCCGATCCTCGGAGCCCTGCCCGGATCCTTCTGGGGGCTGTCGGGCCTGGGCGCGCTGACCGTCTTCGCGGTCGGCATGATCACGCTCGCCCTGCAGGCGCTCACCGGCATCGTCGGCATCGGCCTGGCGGTCCTGATCGTGGTGATCGCGGGCAACCCGAGCGCGGGCGGCGCCTTCCCGCTCCCGATGCTGCCGGACTTCTGGCGGGCGATCGGCCCCGCACTGCCACCGGGCGCCGGCACCTGGGTGGCCCGCTCGATCGCGTACTTCAAGGGCAACGCGGTGACCGGACCGCTGCTGGTGCTGTCCGCGTGGGCGGTGGTGGGCACGGTCATCACCCTGCTGATGGCGATGCGCAGGAAGCCGGAGCCGGCGGACGCCCCGCTCGCGGGGGCGGCGGGCGGCGGCTCGACAGCGGCGTAG
- the dnaE gene encoding DNA polymerase III subunit alpha: MPGFTHLHTVSGFSLRYGASHPERLAERAAERGMDALALTDRDTLAGTVRFAKACEREGVRPLFGVDLAVAPAGRAEGDGRTYRLRTPVRGGAFVDESAPRVTFLARDGAQGWAELCRLVTAAHAAVPEGGRPLVGRSALPAEGLTVLLGPDSEVGRALAAGRPDRAAVLLAPWREVYGDDLRLEAVHHGRDGTGPGSLRLAARTVGFAAEQGIRAVLTNAVRYADAGQGPVADVLDSARRLVPVDPRRAPLDSGERWLKDASAMAETAERITTAAGLGPGAGARLLAETRHTADACAVDPEDDLGLGSVHFPEPHLVGAGRRTAQRVLASRAAAGMVLRGYDRRPGYWDRMHHELDIIAHHGFASYFLTVAQVVDDVREMKVRVAARGSGAGSLVNHLLGIAHADPVEHGLLMERFLSKRRFVLPDIDIDVESARRLDVYRAIIGRFGAERVATVAMPETYRVRHAIRDVGAALSMNPAETDRLAKAFPHIRARDALAAMEELPELREVARTKEKYGRLWELVEALDALPRGIAMHPCGVLLSDASLLRRTPVMPTSGEGFPMAQFDKEDVEDLGLLKLDVLGVRMQSAMAHAVAEVRRASGEEVDLDGVPPGDPETYRLIRTAETLGCFQIESPGQRDLVGRLQPADFHDLVVDISLFRPGPVAADMVRPFIEARHGRAPVRYPHPDLEGPLRDTYGVVVFHEQIIEMVDIMTGCGRDEADRVRRGLSDPESQGRIRVWFAQHAAARGYGAEVIARAWEIIEAFGSYGFCKAHAVAFAVPTYQSAWLKAHHPAAFYAGLLTHDPGMYPKRLLLADARRRGVPVLPLDVNRSAAVHRIELVSGEGGGGESWGLRLALSDVHGISAAEVARIEDGQPYTSLLDFWQRARPGKPAAERLAQVGALDAFGANRRDLLLHLSELHRAQRGAGSGGSGAQLPLGGGHRTGSIGLPDLNEAERLSAELGVLSMDVSRHLMSDHHAFLKELGAVSAKRLREARHGDTVLVAGAKAATQTPPIRSGRRVVFTTLDDGTGLVDLAFFDDSHAACAYTVFHSWLLLVRGVVQRRGPRSLSVVGAAAWNLAELAELRRTGGLDAVAARLAEVPAPEKEEGAASDEAPAADDGRRIRMPTGYEMNPWSDLQPPGEGAPTGRKLWHQSPGSAG; this comes from the coding sequence GTGCCCGGGTTCACGCATCTGCATACCGTTTCCGGGTTCTCCCTGCGGTACGGGGCCTCGCACCCGGAGCGGCTGGCGGAGCGCGCCGCGGAGCGGGGGATGGACGCTCTCGCGCTGACCGACCGGGACACCCTGGCGGGTACGGTCCGGTTCGCCAAGGCCTGCGAGCGGGAAGGGGTGCGGCCGCTCTTCGGAGTGGATCTCGCCGTGGCCCCCGCCGGGCGTGCGGAGGGCGACGGGCGTACGTACCGGCTGCGGACCCCGGTCCGGGGCGGTGCCTTTGTCGATGAATCCGCCCCCCGGGTCACCTTCCTCGCCCGTGACGGCGCACAGGGCTGGGCCGAGCTCTGCCGGCTCGTCACCGCCGCCCACGCCGCCGTGCCCGAGGGCGGCCGGCCCCTGGTCGGCCGGTCCGCACTGCCCGCCGAAGGGCTCACCGTGCTGCTCGGCCCCGACTCCGAGGTGGGCAGGGCGCTGGCCGCCGGCCGCCCCGACCGGGCCGCCGTCCTGCTCGCCCCCTGGCGGGAGGTGTACGGCGACGACCTGCGGCTCGAAGCCGTCCACCACGGCCGGGACGGCACCGGACCCGGTTCGCTGAGGCTCGCCGCCCGTACCGTCGGCTTCGCCGCCGAACAGGGGATACGGGCCGTGCTGACCAACGCCGTCCGGTACGCGGATGCGGGGCAGGGCCCGGTCGCCGACGTACTCGACTCCGCCCGCAGGCTCGTCCCCGTCGACCCGCGCCGCGCCCCGCTCGACAGCGGCGAGCGCTGGCTCAAGGACGCCTCCGCGATGGCGGAGACCGCCGAGCGGATCACCACCGCCGCCGGGCTCGGCCCCGGTGCCGGGGCGCGGCTGCTCGCCGAGACCCGGCACACCGCCGACGCCTGCGCCGTCGACCCCGAGGACGACCTCGGCCTCGGCTCCGTCCACTTCCCCGAACCGCACCTCGTCGGCGCCGGCCGCCGCACCGCCCAGCGGGTGCTGGCCTCCCGCGCCGCCGCCGGCATGGTGCTGCGCGGCTACGACCGCAGGCCCGGCTACTGGGACCGGATGCACCACGAGCTGGACATCATCGCCCACCACGGCTTCGCCTCGTACTTCCTGACGGTCGCCCAGGTGGTCGACGATGTGCGGGAGATGAAGGTCCGGGTGGCCGCCCGGGGTTCCGGGGCCGGCTCCCTGGTCAACCACCTCCTCGGCATCGCCCACGCCGACCCGGTCGAGCACGGGCTGCTGATGGAGCGCTTCCTGTCCAAGCGCCGCTTCGTGCTGCCCGACATCGACATCGACGTCGAGTCCGCCCGCCGCCTCGACGTCTACCGCGCGATCATCGGCCGCTTCGGCGCCGAACGGGTCGCCACCGTCGCCATGCCCGAGACCTACCGGGTGCGCCACGCCATCCGCGACGTCGGCGCCGCCCTCTCCATGAACCCCGCCGAGACCGACCGGCTCGCCAAGGCCTTCCCGCACATCCGGGCCCGTGACGCGCTCGCGGCCATGGAGGAACTGCCCGAGCTGCGCGAGGTGGCGAGGACGAAGGAGAAGTACGGACGGCTGTGGGAGTTGGTCGAGGCGCTCGACGCACTGCCGCGCGGCATCGCCATGCACCCGTGCGGGGTCCTCCTCTCCGACGCCTCGCTGCTGCGCCGCACCCCCGTCATGCCCACCAGCGGCGAGGGCTTCCCGATGGCGCAGTTCGACAAGGAGGACGTGGAGGACCTCGGGCTGCTCAAGCTCGACGTGCTCGGGGTGCGGATGCAGTCGGCGATGGCGCACGCGGTCGCGGAGGTGCGGCGGGCATCGGGCGAGGAGGTGGACCTGGACGGTGTGCCGCCGGGTGACCCGGAGACGTACCGGCTGATCAGGACCGCCGAGACGCTGGGCTGTTTCCAGATCGAGTCGCCCGGCCAGCGCGATCTGGTCGGCAGGCTCCAGCCGGCGGACTTCCACGACCTGGTGGTCGACATCTCGCTGTTCCGGCCCGGTCCGGTCGCCGCCGACATGGTGCGCCCGTTCATCGAGGCCCGGCACGGCCGGGCGCCGGTCCGCTATCCGCACCCCGATCTGGAGGGGCCGCTGCGCGACACGTACGGCGTGGTGGTCTTCCACGAGCAGATCATCGAGATGGTCGACATCATGACCGGCTGCGGCCGGGACGAGGCCGACCGGGTCCGGCGCGGGCTCTCCGACCCCGAGTCGCAGGGCCGGATCAGGGTCTGGTTCGCGCAGCACGCGGCGGCGCGCGGGTACGGCGCCGAGGTGATCGCCCGCGCCTGGGAGATCATCGAGGCGTTCGGCAGCTACGGCTTCTGCAAGGCGCACGCGGTCGCCTTCGCCGTGCCCACGTACCAGTCGGCCTGGCTGAAGGCGCACCACCCGGCGGCCTTCTACGCCGGACTGCTCACCCATGACCCCGGGATGTACCCGAAGCGGCTGCTGCTCGCGGACGCGCGGCGGCGCGGGGTGCCGGTGCTGCCGCTGGACGTGAACCGGTCGGCGGCCGTCCATCGAATCGAACTGGTGTCCGGCGAGGGAGGGGGAGGGGAGTCCTGGGGGCTGCGGCTGGCGCTCTCCGACGTCCATGGGATCAGCGCGGCCGAGGTCGCCCGGATCGAGGACGGGCAGCCCTACACCTCGCTGCTGGACTTCTGGCAGCGGGCCCGCCCGGGCAAACCCGCCGCCGAACGGCTGGCCCAGGTCGGCGCGCTGGACGCGTTCGGCGCCAACCGCCGCGATCTGCTGCTGCACCTGTCCGAACTCCACCGCGCCCAGCGCGGCGCGGGCTCCGGCGGCTCCGGCGCGCAGCTGCCGCTCGGCGGCGGCCACCGCACCGGCTCCATCGGCCTGCCCGACCTCAACGAGGCGGAACGGCTCAGCGCCGAACTGGGCGTGCTGAGCATGGACGTCTCACGCCATCTGATGAGCGATCACCACGCCTTCCTGAAGGAGCTCGGCGCGGTCTCGGCCAAGCGGCTGCGCGAGGCACGGCACGGGGACACCGTGCTGGTCGCGGGCGCCAAGGCGGCCACCCAGACCCCGCCGATCCGCTCCGGGCGCCGGGTCGTCTTCACCACCCTGGACGACGGCACGGGCCTGGTCGACCTGGCCTTCTTCGACGACAGCCACGCCGCCTGCGCGTACACCGTCTTCCACTCCTGGCTGCTGCTGGTGCGCGGAGTGGTGCAGCGGCGCGGGCCGCGGAGCCTGAGCGTGGTCGGCGCGGCGGCCTGGAACCTGGCCGAGCTGGCCGAACTGCGGCGCACCGGAGGGCTCGACGCGGTCGCGGCCCGGCTGGCGGAGGTGCCCGCTCCGGAGAAGGAGGAGGGCGCCGCGTCCGACGAGGCCCCGGCCGCCGACGACGGCCGCCGGATCCGGATGCCCACCGGCTACGAGATGAACCCCTGGTCCGACCTGCAGCCGCCCGGCGAAGGGGCGCCCACCGGAAGGAAGCTGTGGCACCAGAGCCCGGGGAGCGCGGGATGA
- a CDS encoding lipase family protein: MLPWTRAPRTPRARRALTALLLAVAAVATPTATAAAAAPTAATATSRGWNDYSCKPSAAHPRPVVLVHGTFGNSVDNWLVLAPYLVNRGYCVYSLDYGQLPGVPVFNGLGPIDKSAGQLSAFVDKVLASTGAPKADLVGHSQGGMMPNYYLKFLGGAAKVNALVGIAPDNHGTTLLGLTKLLPYFPGVGDLLNAGTPGLADQVAGSPFVTKLNSVPDTVPGVHYTVIATRYDEVVTPYRTQFLDGPDVRNVLLQDLCPVDLSEHVAIGTIDRIAYHEVANALDPARATPTTCASAIG, translated from the coding sequence ATGCTGCCCTGGACCCGTGCGCCGCGCACCCCACGTGCGCGCAGAGCCCTCACCGCACTGCTCCTCGCCGTCGCCGCAGTCGCCACCCCCACGGCTACTGCCGCTGCAGCCGCCCCCACCGCCGCCACGGCCACCTCCCGTGGCTGGAACGACTACTCCTGCAAGCCCTCCGCCGCCCACCCCCGGCCCGTCGTCCTGGTCCACGGGACCTTCGGGAACTCGGTCGACAACTGGCTCGTCCTCGCCCCCTACCTGGTCAACCGGGGCTACTGCGTCTACTCGCTCGACTACGGGCAGCTCCCCGGAGTGCCGGTCTTCAACGGCCTCGGCCCGATCGACAAGTCGGCCGGACAGCTCTCCGCCTTCGTCGACAAGGTGCTCGCCTCCACCGGGGCGCCCAAGGCCGACCTGGTCGGCCACTCCCAGGGCGGCATGATGCCGAACTACTACCTGAAGTTCCTCGGCGGAGCGGCCAAGGTGAACGCCCTGGTCGGGATCGCGCCCGACAACCACGGCACCACGCTCCTCGGCCTGACCAAGCTGCTGCCGTACTTCCCCGGCGTCGGGGACCTGCTCAACGCCGGCACCCCCGGACTCGCCGACCAGGTCGCCGGATCGCCCTTCGTGACCAAGCTCAACTCGGTCCCCGACACCGTGCCCGGCGTGCACTACACCGTCATCGCGACCAGGTACGACGAGGTCGTGACCCCGTACCGGACCCAGTTCCTGGACGGGCCCGACGTGCGCAACGTCCTGCTCCAGGACCTGTGCCCGGTCGACCTTTCCGAGCACGTGGCGATCGGCACCATCGACCGGATCGCCTACCACGAGGTGGCGAACGCCCTGGACCCGGCGCGCGCCACCCCGACCACCTGCGCCTCGGCCATCGGCTAG
- a CDS encoding lytic polysaccharide monooxygenase produces the protein MPAITPARRRAAAVVALGATPLVLTALAAAPASAHGSLTDPVSRVSACFAEGPEHPESAACVAAVAAGGTQALYDWNGVNIADAAGNHRQLIPDGKLCSAGNDKFKGLDLPRADWPATDLKAGPHTFRFRATAPHRGSFALYLTTASYDPAKPLKWSDLEAKPFAEATDPRLVDGSYVFDGTVPERSGRQLIYTVWQRSDSPEAFYACSDVVFGGSGGGAASGSGSVAAVPAPAASAPSEQEITEGEGKSSVEHGGHGDDDAGTGAAVTEATGATAPANAPEPDSASDDVPVAGPDRLAETGGSAATRHLAMGGAATIALGAVALLLSVRRRAAAAARRGL, from the coding sequence ATGCCCGCCATCACCCCCGCCCGCCGCAGGGCCGCCGCCGTCGTCGCCCTCGGTGCGACGCCGCTCGTCCTCACCGCTCTGGCCGCGGCTCCGGCCTCGGCGCACGGCTCGCTGACGGACCCGGTCAGCCGGGTCTCGGCCTGTTTCGCCGAGGGTCCCGAGCACCCGGAGTCCGCCGCGTGCGTGGCCGCGGTCGCGGCGGGCGGCACTCAGGCGCTGTACGACTGGAACGGTGTGAACATCGCCGACGCGGCGGGGAACCACCGGCAGCTGATCCCGGACGGCAAGCTGTGCAGTGCGGGCAACGACAAGTTCAAGGGGCTGGATCTGCCGCGCGCGGACTGGCCGGCCACCGATCTGAAGGCGGGGCCGCACACCTTCCGCTTCCGGGCCACCGCGCCGCACAGGGGTTCCTTCGCGCTCTACCTCACCACGGCCTCCTACGACCCGGCGAAGCCGCTGAAGTGGTCGGACCTGGAGGCGAAGCCGTTCGCCGAGGCCACCGACCCGCGGCTGGTGGACGGTTCGTACGTCTTCGACGGCACCGTTCCCGAGCGTTCGGGGCGTCAGCTGATCTACACGGTCTGGCAGCGCTCGGACTCCCCGGAGGCGTTCTACGCCTGCTCCGACGTGGTCTTCGGCGGTTCGGGCGGCGGCGCCGCGAGCGGCAGCGGATCGGTCGCCGCCGTCCCCGCACCGGCCGCGTCGGCGCCCTCCGAGCAGGAGATCACCGAGGGCGAGGGGAAGTCCTCGGTCGAGCACGGCGGCCATGGTGACGACGACGCCGGTACGGGCGCGGCCGTCACCGAGGCCACGGGTGCGACGGCCCCGGCCAACGCCCCGGAACCGGACAGCGCTTCGGACGACGTCCCCGTCGCGGGCCCGGACCGGCTCGCCGAGACGGGCGGCAGCGCCGCCACGCGTCATCTGGCCATGGGCGGCGCGGCCACGATCGCTCTGGGTGCGGTCGCGCTGCTGCTCTCGGTCCGCCGCCGGGCCGCCGCAGCGGCCCGGCGCGGACTCTGA
- a CDS encoding trifunctional class I SAM-dependent methyltransferase/NUDIX hydrolase/VOC family protein, which yields MTTIDWDSAAGSFDEEPDHGLLDPVVRHAWAQRLESWLPSGRSEVLDLGCGTGSLSLLVAGQGHRVTAVDRSPRMVEQARAKLAGTGTEVLTGDASAPPVGKQRFDVILARHVVWLLPDPAAALRHWFGLLRPGGRLVLVEGVWNGVGLSAAELTALLAPFTERVHHERLSGDRDLWGKDVDDERYALVARAEPPRRHTEVVDVHLILRRGSDVLLARRAGTGYADGLLHAPSGHVEDGEDVREAMIRETAEEIGVALESDELRVALVMQHRGPGGSPRTGWFFEAAYDPDRPPYNREPDKCSELAWYPLDALPDDMVAYCRAGLDGYRAGDPFLIHWHEDGDTVAFAPRGVRRAVSLPAGGARTGRLHHIELWVPDLTAAAAGWGWLLGELGHLPYQQWAHGRSWRRGDSYVVVEQSPDLAPGAHERRRPGLNHLAFHVEDRATLDALVARAPDHGWRLLFADRHPHAGGDGHVAAYLEDAAGYEVELVAG from the coding sequence ATGACGACGATCGACTGGGATTCAGCCGCCGGTTCCTTCGACGAGGAGCCGGACCACGGTCTGCTCGATCCCGTGGTCCGGCACGCCTGGGCCCAGCGGCTGGAGAGCTGGCTGCCCTCCGGGCGTTCCGAGGTGCTCGACCTGGGGTGCGGCACCGGCAGCCTGTCGCTGCTCGTCGCCGGACAGGGCCACCGGGTCACCGCGGTGGACCGCTCGCCGCGCATGGTGGAGCAGGCGCGCGCCAAACTGGCCGGTACGGGCACCGAGGTGCTGACCGGGGACGCCTCCGCGCCACCCGTCGGCAAGCAGCGGTTCGACGTGATCCTCGCCCGGCACGTGGTGTGGCTGCTCCCCGACCCGGCGGCCGCCCTGCGCCACTGGTTCGGCCTGCTGCGGCCCGGCGGCAGACTGGTCCTGGTCGAGGGCGTGTGGAACGGGGTCGGTCTATCCGCCGCCGAACTCACCGCGCTGCTCGCCCCGTTCACCGAGCGCGTCCACCACGAGCGGCTCTCCGGCGACCGGGACCTGTGGGGCAAGGACGTCGACGACGAGCGCTACGCCCTGGTGGCCCGGGCCGAACCCCCGCGCCGGCACACCGAGGTCGTCGACGTGCACCTGATCCTGCGCCGCGGCTCCGACGTCCTGCTCGCCCGCCGGGCCGGCACGGGATACGCGGACGGGCTGCTGCACGCCCCGTCCGGGCACGTGGAGGACGGCGAGGACGTCCGCGAGGCGATGATCCGCGAGACGGCCGAGGAGATCGGCGTCGCGCTCGAATCGGATGAACTGCGGGTGGCGCTGGTCATGCAGCACCGGGGGCCGGGCGGCAGCCCCCGCACCGGCTGGTTCTTCGAGGCGGCGTACGACCCGGACCGGCCGCCGTACAACCGCGAACCGGACAAATGCTCCGAGCTGGCGTGGTATCCGCTGGACGCCCTGCCGGACGACATGGTCGCCTACTGCCGCGCCGGTCTCGACGGCTACCGGGCGGGGGACCCGTTCCTGATCCACTGGCACGAGGACGGCGACACGGTCGCGTTCGCGCCCCGGGGTGTCCGCCGGGCCGTGTCCCTGCCGGCCGGCGGGGCCCGCACCGGGCGGCTGCACCACATCGAGCTGTGGGTGCCCGATCTGACGGCGGCCGCGGCCGGCTGGGGCTGGCTCCTCGGCGAGCTCGGCCATCTCCCGTACCAGCAGTGGGCGCACGGGCGCAGCTGGCGGCGGGGGGACAGCTATGTGGTGGTCGAGCAGTCGCCCGATCTGGCACCGGGGGCGCACGAGCGACGCCGCCCCGGCCTCAACCACCTGGCGTTCCACGTCGAGGACCGGGCCACGCTCGACGCCCTGGTGGCCCGGGCCCCCGACCACGGCTGGCGGCTGCTGTTCGCGGACCGCCATCCGCATGCGGGCGGCGACGGGCACGTCGCCGCCTATCTGGAGGACGCGGCGGGGTACGAGGTGGAACTGGTGGCGGGCTGA
- a CDS encoding DUF402 domain-containing protein: MSAGSAESGLTVVLVKAGKTKISYPAALVADDGNRVTVLAPWAAPGVRDFGFVRFEPGDVFTEYYWRDAWFAVKEVRTGAGELKGWYCDVTRPAVLRDGELLVEDLDLDLWVPADRSGVLRLDEDEFEESGLAGRDPEAAKAAVAALDELERLARTEEGFAGLLG; this comes from the coding sequence ATGTCCGCAGGCTCGGCTGAGTCCGGACTGACGGTCGTCCTGGTCAAGGCCGGAAAGACCAAGATCAGCTACCCCGCCGCCCTGGTCGCCGACGACGGCAACCGGGTCACGGTCCTGGCACCCTGGGCCGCGCCCGGGGTCCGTGACTTCGGCTTCGTACGGTTCGAGCCGGGTGACGTCTTCACCGAGTACTACTGGCGTGACGCGTGGTTCGCGGTGAAGGAGGTCCGCACGGGTGCGGGTGAGCTCAAGGGCTGGTACTGCGATGTGACCCGTCCGGCCGTGCTGCGGGACGGTGAGCTGCTCGTCGAGGACCTGGATCTCGATCTGTGGGTGCCGGCGGACCGCTCCGGCGTACTGCGGCTGGACGAGGACGAGTTCGAGGAGAGCGGCCTGGCCGGGCGCGACCCGGAGGCGGCGAAGGCCGCGGTCGCGGCACTCGACGAGCTGGAGCGGCTGGCCCGCACGGAGGAGGGGTTCGCCGGACTGCTGGGCTGA